GTTCGAGCCGTTCTATTGGCAACCGACGTGCCCTCATCAAGTTAGGTAGGGTGGCAAATCGAGGCGTGGCTAAACGCAGGTCGGCAGTAACCACCGCCGGTAAAGGTGTTTGATAATTACCGCGGCCGCCAGCACATAAACCACTGCCGCTAATGATGTTGCCATCCAGCTGCAGCTGGTCAACTGCAGACAACTGTGGCCAATTAAGCAAACCAGCTAGGCGTTGCCCAACCTGATGGTTATCGCCATCGCCGGATTGCTTGCCTAACAACACCAAATCCACTTTGGTGTGTTCAACCGCTTGCTGCAGTAGTTTGGCAATAACATTACAGTCATCGGTTAGTGTTGGTATTTGCAGAGCATGCTTACAGCCGAGCGCCATTGCAGCACGTAGCCCTTGCTCACTCGGGCTAACGGTCACTGCAACCAATTCGGTCGCTTGCCCCGACTCTAATAATCGTAAGCCTTGCTCTAACGCCACTTCACTAAATGGGTCCAACAC
The genomic region above belongs to Ferrimonas lipolytica and contains:
- a CDS encoding electron transfer flavoprotein subunit beta/FixA family protein, which produces MKILVAIKTIPELMPQSSVQESAENKPKFVLDPFSEVALEQGLRLLESGQATELVAVTVSPSEQGLRAAMALGCKHALQIPTLTDDCNVIAKLLQQAVEHTKVDLVLLGKQSGDGDNHQVGQRLAGLLNWPQLSAVDQLQLDGNIISGSGLCAGGRGNYQTPLPAVVTADLRLATPRFATLPNLMRARRLPIERLEPAVVSSGSVEVVAQQRHQVVRLGQQLADTQALATVLLQGELA